A stretch of Linepithema humile isolate Giens D197 chromosome 3, Lhum_UNIL_v1.0, whole genome shotgun sequence DNA encodes these proteins:
- the LOC136998546 gene encoding uncharacterized protein isoform X3: MTKNMICLFDKNCLLAYNRDNFKEKAVEICNSDIIAITYCNDVILTSHRDGSIRLRRIQLQGENTNYFTQLKIHCNVFDGIINHIDATSQHIILSCRLSNTDASIEIQKNMYEKDGCVERNQIFYRKKCLVSSVSFDPTGIKFAANTSDLEHPRLTSFRIYDIDKSYQVMHKEYDDTLDQLLWEDPHTILTLHMDYIKKIDMRTSKCVHMCDTSSIPEWSDILTCFSSDYLYTIMTGTRNGKIILWDQRKSAPIQTYQISPIRKSDSFFFNEIRSIQFDSTYLYAVTKDKLIEFDFKGSYFEDYFEDYSIKRLKHKKIKNFFVNFLNNIFQKN; this comes from the exons ATGACTAAAAACATGATTTgtctttttgataaaaattgtctTCTTGCTTATAACCgcgataattttaaagaaaaggcTGTCGAAATTTGTAACTCTGATATTATTGCCATTACTTATTGCAACGATGTAATTCTAACTAGCCATCG AGATGGTAGTATCAGACTCAGGAGAATTCAATTACAGggtgaaaatacaaattattttacacaattaaaaatacattgcaATGTATTTGATGGTATCATTAATCATATAGATGCAACATCgcaacatattatattaagttGTCGATTAAGCAATACAGATGCTTCAATAGAg atacagaaaaatatgtatgaaaaaGATGGTTGTGTGGAGAGaaaccaaatattttataggaaGAAATGTCTTGTGAGTTCAGTTTCATTCGACCCTACAGGAATAAAATTTGCTGCTAATACCAGTGATCTAGAGCATCCCCGCTTAACGTCGTTTCGAATTTATGATATTGATAAAag TTATCAAGTGATGCATAAAGAATATGATGATACTTTAGACCAATTACTATGGGAGGATCCTCACACTATTCTCACGTTGCATAtggattatattaaaaagatagaTATGAG AACATCCAAATGTGTACATATGTGCGATACTTCATCCATTCCAGAGTGGAGTGATATATTAACATGTTTCTCATCAGATTATCTATACACTATTATGACGGGGACACGAAacggtaaaattattttatgggATCAGAGAAAAAGTGCTCCCATTCAA acgtATCAAATAAGTCCTATAAGAAAATCCGATTCCTTTTTCTTTAACGAAATACGTTCTATACAATTTGATAGCACCTATTTGTATGCTGTTACAAaggataaattaattgaatttgacTTTAAAGGAAGCTACTTTGAAGACTACTTTGAAGACTACAGCATAAAAAGACttaagcataaaaaaattaaaaatttttttgtcaattttttaaacaatatttttcaaaaaaattaa